The following proteins come from a genomic window of Mauremys mutica isolate MM-2020 ecotype Southern chromosome 7, ASM2049712v1, whole genome shotgun sequence:
- the DENND6A gene encoding protein DENND6A isoform X5 — protein sequence MGIIMKVRIPTCHDKPGTTHIVQFTHEEDTQISIALPTVHEVDLFKCFCPVFFHIQMLWELVLLGEPVVVMAPSPSESSDTVLALVSCISPLKYCSDFRPYFTIHDSEFKEYTTRTQAPPSVILGVTNPFFAKTLQHWPHIVRIGEIKLPGEVPKQVKVKKLKNLKTLDSKPGVYTSYKPYLNRDEEIIKQLQKGVQQKRPAEAQSVILRRYFLELTQSFIIPLERYVASLMPLQKSISPWKSPPQLRQFSQEDFMKTLEKAGPQLTSGLKGDWIGLYRHFLKSPNFNGWFRTRRKEMTQKLEALHLEALCNEDLLFWSQKHTEVETVDLVLKLKNKLFQADREHLPMKPDTMEKLQMHIDAIILALPDDLQDILLKTGTT from the exons GAAGACACACAAATCTCCATTGCTTTACCTACTGTTCATGAAGTGGATCTTTTCAA ATGTTTCTGTCCAGTATTCTTTCACATTCAGATGCTTTGGGAACTAGTGTTGTTAGGAGAACCAGTTGTTGTTATGGCACCATCACCTTCTGAATCTTCAGATACTGTTCTGGCACTTGTTAG TTGTATTTCACCTTTGAAGTACTGCAGTGATTTTAGGCCCTACTTCACTATACATGACAGTGAATTCAAAGAATATACTACTCGTACACAGGCCCC GCCTTCTGTCATTTTAGGAGTGACAAACCCTTTTTTTGCTAAAACACTCCAGCACTGGCCACACATTGTCCGAATAGGAGAGATTAAACTTCCAG GTGAAGTTCCAAAGCAAGTGAAAGTGAAAAAGCTGAAGAACCTAAAGACTTTGGATTCTAAACCTG gtgTTTATACATCTTATAAGCCATACTTGAACAGAGATGAAGAAATTAtaaaacagttacaaaag GGTGTACAACAGAAACGTCCTGCAGAAGCCCAAAGTGTAATTCTTAGACGTTACTTCTTGGAACTGACACAAAGCTTCATCATTCCATTA GAACGTTATGTGGCAAGCCTGATGCCCCTGCAAAAGAGCATATCTCCATGGAAG AGTCCACCACAGTTGAGACAATTCAGCCAAGAAGACTTTATGAAAACACTTGAGAAAGCAGGACCACAGCTCACCTCTGGATTAAAGGGAGACTGGATAGGACTTTAcag ACACTTCTTGAAATCTCCAAACTTCAATGGCTGGTTCAGGACCCGGCGGAAGGAAATGACACAGAAGTTGGAGGCCCTCCATTTAGAAGCGCTCTGTAATGAG GACTTGCTTTTCTGGAGTCAGAAACATACTGAAGTAGAAACAGTGGATCTTGTCTTAAAGCTAAAGAATAAACTG TTCCAGGCTGACAGAGAACATCTACCCATGAAACCTGACACTATGGAAAAGCTACAGATGCACATTGATGCAATTATACTAGCACTCCCAGATGACTTACAGGATATTCTGCTCAAAACTGGTACAACATGA